In bacterium, one genomic interval encodes:
- a CDS encoding TolC family protein gives MHMAKLAVGITVLSVSVIGSSLAQARPLTLEEATDIALNRTSRGSVIKGDLEVAEQTYHAKRINFYVPEISLNGSLPSYAEDESYRFFYGSPLKQLYKTNDLGISSFIQLKQALITGGGFEMRANLTKAESEYPNTADPGFFYNERSRQGYFQFSLDQPLLKPSESKYDLNNRKDDFRIAELTRVEDLTALHKEVIEAYIGTLQTSLKAEVADVKFKSARLKAEIDSSKMQDGVISEDTWLASASSRLDAELNQFDAQSQLAEKNRQLAILLDMELSEQLELAEPVIDQHASEASLQAAIAQCENSIAVRKAELQYQKAERSADYAAGAHGLTGSLTANYSIGRGKIEVEGQPNDNINTNSWDVALNVTLPIWDGGASSASVKAARLTSEKSRLEYQKVLKASRSDIELLVNKYNVSYRKLSVLRQQVDLAESKFKIAEERMKNGEISEITYLESKVFLLEAQDKYLGELKNYLLSKADLDGKFVS, from the coding sequence ATGCATATGGCTAAATTGGCGGTCGGAATAACAGTCTTATCGGTATCTGTGATCGGATCATCTCTCGCTCAGGCAAGACCGTTGACCCTCGAAGAGGCGACCGATATCGCCCTCAATCGGACCTCTCGCGGCAGCGTGATCAAAGGGGATCTCGAGGTTGCCGAGCAGACTTATCATGCCAAACGGATCAACTTCTACGTTCCGGAGATCTCGCTGAACGGTTCGTTGCCGTCGTATGCCGAGGACGAGTCGTATCGGTTCTTTTACGGTTCCCCTCTCAAGCAGCTCTACAAAACCAACGATCTGGGAATCTCATCCTTCATTCAGCTCAAGCAGGCTCTGATCACCGGTGGCGGATTTGAGATGCGAGCCAATTTGACCAAAGCTGAATCCGAGTATCCCAACACGGCTGATCCAGGCTTCTTCTATAACGAGAGGAGCCGTCAGGGTTACTTCCAGTTTTCACTCGATCAACCGCTATTGAAGCCCTCGGAATCAAAGTATGACCTGAACAACCGGAAAGATGATTTCCGGATAGCCGAATTGACCAGGGTCGAAGATCTGACTGCTTTGCATAAGGAAGTGATCGAGGCATATATCGGGACACTGCAGACCTCGCTCAAGGCGGAAGTGGCGGATGTCAAGTTCAAGTCGGCGCGACTGAAAGCAGAGATCGATTCAAGCAAAATGCAGGATGGTGTCATTTCGGAGGATACCTGGCTGGCGAGCGCCTCGAGCCGTCTTGATGCGGAGCTGAATCAGTTTGACGCTCAGTCTCAGTTAGCAGAGAAAAATCGGCAGTTGGCGATCCTGCTGGATATGGAATTGTCCGAACAACTTGAATTGGCAGAGCCGGTGATCGACCAACATGCCTCGGAGGCATCGCTTCAGGCGGCGATCGCCCAGTGCGAAAACAGTATAGCGGTTCGCAAAGCAGAGCTGCAGTATCAGAAGGCGGAGCGATCTGCCGACTACGCAGCGGGAGCGCATGGATTGACCGGGAGTCTGACCGCCAACTATTCCATTGGACGCGGGAAGATCGAGGTCGAAGGACAGCCAAACGACAATATCAATACTAATAGCTGGGATGTGGCGTTGAATGTGACCCTGCCGATCTGGGACGGAGGAGCATCGAGCGCGTCCGTCAAAGCGGCCCGACTTACATCCGAAAAATCCCGGCTCGAGTATCAAAAGGTACTGAAAGCGTCCCGTTCCGATATTGAGTTATTGGTTAACAAATACAATGTCAGTTATCGCAAGTTGTCCGTTCTGCGACAGCAGGTTGACCTTGCCGAATCGAAATTCAAGATCGCTGAAGAACGGATGAAAAACGGCGAAATTTCGGAGATTACTTACCTGGAGAGCAAAGTTTTCCTACTCGAAGCGCAGGACAAGTATTTGGGTGAACTCAAGAACTATCTCTTGAGTAAAGCCGATTTAGATGGCAAATTTGTATCCTGA
- a CDS encoding PilT/PilU family type 4a pilus ATPase: MTLKQMLVEMLNRRASDLHVRVGVRPHLRVNSDLEPIATEPVTIDSMDQIVSQILNEKQLERFHRKNEMDLALSVAKLGRFRINLFRQRGTTGIAIRAVNTSVPSFEDLNLPPVIRKLAMERRGLVIITGTTGSGKSTTLAAVIEEMNAQRSCNILTVEDPIEYIYRDKKAIISQREVGGDTETFASALRHAFRQDPDVILIGEVRDLETMSIALTAADTGHLVLTTLHTLNVVETITRIVSFFPPHQHQQIRLLLAGTLKAIVCQRLLARSDIPGRVPALEIMVCSAAIRECIMSPEKTIDIPELMAGGQTQYGMQTFDQAIMKLYKQGMISFDEAMNQASNPDDFDLRLRGITGAADRWEDNPDSVAPKPKKDAPKGFTKF, translated from the coding sequence ATGACACTCAAACAGATGCTGGTTGAAATGCTCAACCGGCGGGCATCGGACTTGCACGTCCGGGTGGGTGTCCGCCCCCATTTGCGGGTCAACAGTGATCTTGAACCGATCGCCACCGAACCGGTGACGATCGATTCCATGGATCAGATCGTTTCTCAGATCCTCAACGAAAAACAGCTCGAACGCTTCCATCGCAAGAATGAGATGGACCTTGCGCTCTCAGTCGCCAAGCTGGGACGTTTCCGTATTAACCTGTTCCGTCAGCGCGGGACCACTGGTATCGCCATTCGTGCGGTAAACACCAGTGTACCGTCGTTCGAAGATCTCAATCTGCCGCCGGTCATCCGGAAATTGGCGATGGAACGTCGTGGTCTGGTCATCATTACGGGAACCACCGGTTCCGGTAAATCGACCACACTGGCGGCGGTGATCGAAGAGATGAACGCACAGCGGTCCTGCAACATCCTGACAGTCGAAGACCCGATCGAGTATATCTATCGCGACAAAAAGGCGATCATTTCTCAGCGCGAGGTCGGCGGCGATACAGAGACGTTTGCCTCGGCACTCCGTCATGCCTTCCGTCAGGACCCCGATGTGATCCTGATCGGTGAGGTTCGCGACCTGGAGACCATGTCGATCGCGTTGACCGCGGCTGATACCGGTCACCTGGTCCTGACCACGCTCCATACTTTGAACGTGGTCGAAACGATCACTCGTATCGTCTCGTTTTTCCCACCGCACCAGCACCAGCAGATCAGACTGCTCCTGGCGGGAACGCTGAAGGCGATTGTTTGCCAGCGTCTGTTGGCTCGCTCAGATATTCCTGGCCGTGTGCCGGCGCTTGAGATCATGGTTTGCTCGGCCGCTATTCGCGAGTGTATTATGTCGCCGGAAAAGACAATTGACATCCCAGAACTGATGGCGGGGGGGCAGACGCAGTATGGTATGCAGACCTTTGATCAGGCGATCATGAAACTGTACAAACAGGGAATGATCTCATTTGATGAAGCGATGAACCAGGCGTCTAACCCGGACGATTTCGACCTTCGGTTGCGCGGTATTACCGGCGCGGCGGATCGCTGGGAAGACAACCCGGATTCAGTGGCGCCCAAGCCAAAAAAAGATGCCCCCAAGGGCTTCACCAAGTTCTGA
- the rfaE2 gene encoding D-glycero-beta-D-manno-heptose 1-phosphate adenylyltransferase: MERLIPRTRIAAVTERLRRSGKRIVFTNGVFDILHRGHVEYLQRAKSYGDCLVVGLNSDASVRRLKGPSRPVQRERDRAVILLALRSVDYVVLFSEDTPDQLIRQVRPQTLVKGADYKESEIVGATFVKSYGGAVRRVRLTAGRSTSSILTRWKKSIK; the protein is encoded by the coding sequence ATGGAGAGACTGATACCCCGCACCAGGATAGCCGCGGTGACGGAACGGCTCCGCCGCTCCGGTAAACGGATCGTTTTCACCAATGGAGTATTTGACATTTTGCACCGCGGACACGTCGAATATCTTCAGCGGGCAAAGTCGTATGGCGATTGTCTGGTGGTGGGCCTAAACTCAGATGCGTCTGTCCGACGGCTGAAAGGGCCATCCCGGCCGGTGCAAAGAGAGCGAGATCGAGCAGTTATTTTGCTCGCGCTGAGGTCCGTCGATTATGTTGTGCTCTTCTCCGAAGATACGCCGGATCAGCTGATCCGGCAGGTACGTCCACAGACGCTGGTCAAAGGCGCGGATTACAAAGAGTCTGAGATCGTGGGAGCCACTTTTGTCAAGTCGTACGGAGGCGCAGTGCGCCGCGTGCGATTGACCGCAGGCCGTTCCACCAGTTCGATCCTGACTCGCTGGAAGAAGTCTATTAAGTGA
- a CDS encoding aminopeptidase P family protein, which yields MPNKRIELIRKKLAAENLDALIVTNMPQVRYLTGFSGSSGVLVLTPKGADFVTDFRYNDQAKAQVRGATVTICSGDSFSTIKDQPALQAKNLRVGFSGEFVSVSMRDRMEKHLPHALLVNADAVLADLGWVKDAEEIGNIKRAAAIADVAFERIINIVKPGTTEKELAAELEYQMLMLGSEAPAFETIVASGYRSAMPHGVASSKKVEKGDFVTFDFGATVNGSVCDITRTVVVGKASERQKKIYNLVLKAQVAGCRKIRAGVACKAVDDACRQIITKAGYGKNFGHGTGHGIGIFIHMGPRLSQLSKDKLLPNNVVTVEPGIYISGWGGVRIEDDVVVTASGGQVINRAEKKLLEL from the coding sequence ATGCCGAACAAACGGATCGAATTGATTCGCAAGAAACTGGCGGCCGAGAATCTCGACGCGCTGATTGTCACCAATATGCCGCAGGTACGATACCTGACCGGCTTCAGTGGAAGCAGCGGTGTGTTGGTGCTGACTCCCAAAGGAGCGGACTTTGTAACGGACTTCCGTTACAACGATCAGGCGAAGGCGCAGGTGCGGGGTGCGACCGTGACCATCTGCAGCGGCGACTCATTCTCCACAATCAAGGACCAACCGGCGTTGCAGGCGAAAAATCTGCGAGTCGGTTTTAGTGGCGAGTTTGTTTCAGTTTCGATGCGCGACCGGATGGAGAAACATCTGCCGCATGCGCTGCTGGTCAATGCCGACGCCGTCCTGGCGGATCTCGGGTGGGTTAAGGATGCAGAAGAGATCGGAAATATCAAACGGGCGGCGGCTATCGCGGATGTGGCTTTCGAGCGGATCATCAATATCGTCAAGCCCGGCACTACCGAAAAGGAACTGGCCGCTGAACTGGAATACCAGATGTTGATGCTTGGCTCAGAGGCGCCCGCATTTGAGACGATAGTTGCATCCGGGTATCGATCGGCGATGCCCCACGGTGTTGCTTCCTCCAAGAAAGTCGAAAAGGGAGATTTTGTAACATTTGATTTCGGAGCAACCGTCAACGGTTCGGTTTGTGATATAACTCGAACGGTAGTTGTTGGCAAAGCGAGCGAACGACAGAAGAAGATCTACAACCTGGTGCTTAAAGCGCAGGTTGCCGGTTGCAGGAAGATTCGGGCCGGCGTGGCCTGCAAGGCAGTCGATGACGCTTGCCGGCAGATCATCACCAAGGCGGGGTATGGGAAGAACTTTGGCCACGGAACCGGACATGGCATAGGGATATTCATTCATATGGGGCCGCGGCTGTCACAGCTCTCCAAGGATAAGCTGTTGCCCAACAATGTGGTGACGGTTGAGCCAGGAATTTACATTTCTGGTTGGGGTGGAGTACGTATAGAAGATGATGTGGTGGTCACCGCCAGCGGCGGGCAGGTCATCAACCGGGCCGAAAAAAAATTGTTGGAACTCTAA
- a CDS encoding PAS domain S-box protein: protein MVPQISNSRSRSKRADLFDRLAILLGPILTVASASTALYAWFRSDIATAKILAVVTGVLLIADLFMLFRYLANIKALRNQQLRASRDLASSENGLRDLIESIDLPALVLEPNGNILQCNQSIASLTGYALSELVGKNWFGLFGPESHPRRAWHRLNLPDQSAIRQSESNLADKSGTIRTIHWNYSYDSNPDGTIRTITCLGTDLTEHRQTSHHLARLSKAIEQSSLSVVITDPQGNIEWISPAFTRISGYTLEEAKGQNPRLLKSGLLSPRVYSELWLTILSGKTWRGELLNRNKYGTLYWEAVTITPVTDPSGQITDFIGVKQDITERIAADQEMKKLSAAIFQSINAIAVLDPQGRVEYANPRFCEATGRSMTELIGLSVEELLSIEDSPASFKAVVDTIQRQKIWRANFPMYPQTGGEQIWVRCSISPIHHEERLLSYLLVGEDISHEMETISKLSESEKMAAVGVLAAGVSHEFKNLLGGIIGNASFALEELEAGAPRSVELARETLGQVIEISERANQVAMSLLTYSKVKTADFSQQDLHKLIRNTASLVENELKSREIELVTYFDEIPPVEMDAGKIQQLILNLLINAEQAIVGSGVITIAAILDSPWVHVRVGDTGCGIPRENLNRIFDPFFSTKGVWGKDSVAGTGMGLAICRNVAREHHGDITVDSKVGVGSTFTLTLPLERHNKTDQSSEIKLPSDRKVILFTLDKTIFGNYFTEACERGITLIAVDSINRVDRELASQTSLLVCDARFTGKVELFKMIEICRLSGIPYVMINCGELEYQLSPLYDHARHNFADIPDFAGLMDFVSKSSTANSGQDGRSPSNRMISPSTMSTEISSIHRM, encoded by the coding sequence ATGGTGCCGCAAATATCCAATTCTCGCTCTCGCTCAAAACGAGCCGACCTGTTTGATCGGCTCGCTATCTTGCTTGGCCCCATCCTGACAGTAGCTTCCGCCTCAACTGCTCTCTATGCCTGGTTCAGATCGGATATCGCCACTGCCAAGATCCTCGCAGTTGTGACGGGAGTCCTCCTGATCGCAGACTTATTCATGCTCTTCCGTTACCTGGCCAACATCAAGGCTTTGCGCAATCAACAATTGCGGGCCAGCCGCGACCTTGCCTCCTCTGAAAACGGTCTACGTGATCTGATCGAGAGTATCGATCTGCCTGCTCTGGTCCTCGAACCCAACGGCAACATCCTGCAGTGCAATCAGAGCATTGCGTCGCTCACCGGCTATGCACTGTCTGAGCTTGTCGGCAAAAATTGGTTTGGTCTATTTGGACCGGAGAGTCATCCTCGCAGGGCCTGGCATCGACTGAATCTACCGGACCAATCTGCTATCCGGCAGAGCGAGTCGAACCTCGCGGACAAGAGCGGCACCATACGTACGATCCACTGGAATTACTCCTACGACTCGAATCCTGATGGAACGATCCGGACTATTACCTGTCTTGGTACAGATCTGACCGAACACCGACAGACGAGTCATCATCTCGCACGGTTATCCAAGGCGATCGAGCAGAGTTCTCTGAGTGTGGTGATTACTGACCCGCAGGGAAACATCGAGTGGATCAGCCCCGCCTTCACCCGCATTAGCGGATATACGCTGGAAGAAGCCAAGGGACAAAACCCGCGATTGCTCAAATCCGGTCTGCTTTCTCCCCGCGTTTATTCCGAACTCTGGCTGACGATCCTCTCCGGTAAGACCTGGCGCGGCGAATTGCTCAATCGCAACAAATATGGCACTCTCTACTGGGAAGCTGTCACGATCACCCCGGTGACCGATCCATCAGGTCAGATCACTGATTTTATCGGGGTCAAGCAGGATATCACCGAACGGATAGCCGCCGACCAGGAAATGAAGAAATTATCAGCCGCGATCTTCCAATCGATCAATGCGATCGCGGTTCTGGATCCCCAGGGACGGGTGGAATATGCCAATCCGCGCTTCTGTGAGGCGACCGGTCGCTCTATGACCGAATTGATCGGTCTGTCCGTGGAAGAACTTCTTTCCATCGAGGATAGCCCGGCCTCGTTCAAAGCGGTTGTTGATACGATTCAGCGCCAGAAGATATGGCGCGCCAATTTCCCCATGTATCCGCAAACGGGCGGCGAGCAGATCTGGGTCCGTTGCAGCATTTCGCCGATCCATCACGAAGAACGACTGCTCAGCTACCTGCTGGTGGGAGAAGACATTTCGCATGAAATGGAGACGATCAGCAAACTGTCGGAATCTGAAAAGATGGCGGCGGTCGGAGTGCTGGCGGCGGGTGTCTCTCATGAATTCAAAAATCTCCTCGGCGGGATAATCGGCAATGCATCGTTTGCCCTGGAAGAACTCGAGGCCGGTGCCCCGCGCAGTGTCGAACTGGCGAGAGAGACACTGGGCCAGGTGATCGAGATATCTGAGCGCGCCAACCAGGTGGCAATGTCTCTGCTGACCTACTCCAAGGTGAAAACCGCAGATTTCTCCCAGCAGGACCTGCACAAACTGATCAGGAACACCGCAAGTCTGGTAGAAAACGAGCTGAAAAGCCGTGAGATCGAACTAGTCACTTACTTTGACGAGATCCCGCCGGTTGAGATGGATGCCGGCAAGATCCAGCAATTGATCCTCAATCTGCTGATCAACGCCGAGCAAGCGATCGTTGGGTCCGGCGTGATCACGATAGCCGCTATTCTCGATTCCCCCTGGGTCCATGTCCGGGTCGGCGACACCGGCTGCGGAATCCCCCGGGAAAACCTCAATCGGATTTTCGATCCATTCTTTTCGACCAAGGGTGTCTGGGGAAAAGACTCGGTGGCGGGGACTGGCATGGGGCTCGCGATCTGCCGCAACGTCGCGCGCGAACACCATGGCGACATCACCGTCGATTCCAAAGTCGGGGTCGGCTCGACCTTCACTCTCACCTTGCCTCTGGAACGTCACAACAAAACGGATCAGTCATCGGAGATCAAACTCCCAAGCGACCGCAAAGTGATCCTCTTCACGCTCGACAAGACTATCTTTGGGAACTACTTCACCGAGGCATGCGAACGCGGGATCACCCTGATCGCAGTCGATTCCATCAACCGCGTTGACCGTGAACTCGCCTCGCAAACCAGCCTGTTGGTCTGCGACGCCCGCTTCACCGGCAAGGTCGAGCTCTTCAAAATGATCGAGATCTGCCGACTGTCCGGCATCCCGTATGTGATGATAAATTGCGGAGAGTTGGAGTATCAGCTTTCGCCGTTGTATGATCACGCGCGACACAATTTTGCGGATATCCCGGATTTTGCCGGTCTGATGGACTTTGTATCGAAGTCGAGTACGGCAAATTCAGGTCAGGATGGACGCTCTCCGAGCAACCGGATGATCTCTCCCTCGACCATGTCGACTGAGATATCCAGCATACACCGCATGTAA
- a CDS encoding glycosyltransferase family 9 protein → MAMPMINETREVYPGATVTLLVPEGLAALFEGNPNLDQIIRIPTAHVHGMIAVMKIKDLLSPHSFDIGYILPPSFGAAASFKLGGVKERIGYIADGRRLLLTRPLPLPAPMNNQHRSVTYFDLLRRATQTDIEYVEPKIFLTEEDAHQALELLAARGVEAGTPYAVIAFQSVAESRRWGLEKYTELVKRLRKFHNLQTMLVGGEADQRAGETIVQDAAAGAINLAGKTTLRETAAIMAGAKVFIGNDSGPAHLAAAVGIPFVVLSGADDPKETSPIGKRKKLVYLAELECISCVKNKCSLKGDAYMRCMLDISVDMVEGEIIRLLGERPS, encoded by the coding sequence ATGGCAATGCCCATGATCAACGAAACGCGCGAAGTCTATCCCGGCGCGACAGTAACCTTGCTCGTGCCGGAAGGGTTGGCTGCGCTGTTCGAGGGAAATCCCAATCTCGATCAGATCATACGTATTCCGACTGCCCATGTGCACGGGATGATCGCGGTGATGAAGATCAAGGATCTGCTTTCACCGCATAGTTTCGATATTGGCTACATTTTGCCGCCTTCGTTTGGCGCGGCTGCCTCTTTCAAGTTGGGTGGGGTGAAGGAACGGATCGGCTATATCGCCGACGGCCGGCGTCTGTTGCTGACGCGCCCGCTGCCGCTTCCGGCGCCCATGAACAACCAGCATCGCTCAGTCACTTATTTCGATCTGCTCCGTCGTGCGACACAGACGGATATCGAGTATGTCGAACCGAAAATATTCCTGACCGAGGAAGACGCACACCAGGCGCTCGAGCTCCTCGCTGCTCGCGGGGTAGAGGCAGGGACCCCCTATGCGGTGATCGCTTTTCAATCGGTTGCTGAGTCTCGCCGGTGGGGACTGGAGAAGTATACTGAGTTGGTGAAGCGGCTCAGGAAATTCCACAACCTGCAGACCATGCTGGTGGGAGGAGAGGCCGACCAGCGTGCCGGTGAGACGATCGTACAGGATGCGGCCGCCGGAGCGATCAATCTCGCAGGGAAAACCACGCTCCGGGAGACCGCCGCGATCATGGCCGGAGCGAAAGTTTTTATCGGCAATGACTCCGGCCCCGCTCATCTGGCCGCCGCAGTCGGGATTCCGTTTGTTGTCCTTTCGGGTGCAGATGATCCCAAAGAAACCTCGCCGATCGGCAAGCGAAAGAAACTCGTCTATCTGGCTGAACTCGAATGCATCAGTTGTGTGAAGAATAAGTGTTCGCTCAAAGGCGATGCTTACATGCGGTGTATGCTGGATATCTCAGTCGACATGGTCGAGGGAGAGATCATCCGGTTGCTCGGAGAGCGTCCATCCTGA
- the accB gene encoding acetyl-CoA carboxylase biotin carboxyl carrier protein yields the protein MNENYIKKLIRLVEESEIESLEVSSWGRKIRITHKLQGRTNGHSESAPVIQAVMPHSAPVMVAAPSPAAVAPQAAAPAEDPSHLVAIKSPMVGTFYSAPSPDSPPYVSLNERITVGQVVCIVEAMKLMNEIESEVTGRVTKVLAENGKPVEFGQVLFLIDPNG from the coding sequence ATGAACGAGAACTACATTAAGAAACTGATACGACTTGTCGAAGAATCGGAGATAGAGTCACTTGAGGTCTCAAGTTGGGGCCGCAAGATACGGATTACTCACAAGCTGCAAGGCCGCACCAACGGTCATAGCGAGTCTGCTCCGGTGATTCAGGCAGTCATGCCGCACTCGGCCCCGGTCATGGTGGCCGCGCCGTCTCCGGCCGCGGTAGCGCCACAGGCGGCAGCGCCGGCCGAAGATCCGTCGCACCTGGTGGCGATAAAATCTCCGATGGTGGGTACATTCTATTCCGCACCATCGCCTGATTCTCCTCCGTACGTCTCGCTCAATGAGCGCATAACCGTTGGTCAGGTGGTCTGCATTGTTGAAGCTATGAAGCTGATGAATGAGATCGAATCCGAAGTGACCGGGCGCGTCACGAAAGTGCTTGCTGAGAATGGCAAACCGGTTGAATTCGGACAGGTACTCTTCCTGATCGATCCCAACGGCTAA
- a CDS encoding DUF3467 domain-containing protein produces MEPQPRQQINIELGEKEAEGVYANMAMITHSPTEIVIDFARIMPGAPKARVLSRIIMTPMHAKLLERALSDNIRKFEGQYGEIKIHGAPNSGKPIGFASSDDPGEK; encoded by the coding sequence ATGGAACCACAACCGCGCCAACAGATTAACATCGAATTAGGGGAAAAGGAAGCAGAGGGCGTCTACGCCAACATGGCGATGATCACCCATTCCCCCACTGAGATCGTTATCGACTTTGCCCGTATCATGCCTGGTGCGCCGAAAGCCCGTGTTTTGTCTCGTATCATCATGACCCCGATGCACGCCAAGTTGCTGGAGCGCGCACTCTCTGACAATATCAGGAAATTCGAGGGTCAGTATGGCGAGATCAAAATCCATGGCGCGCCTAACTCCGGCAAGCCGATCGGCTTTGCCTCATCTGATGATCCCGGCGAGAAATAG
- the rfaE1 gene encoding D-glycero-beta-D-manno-heptose-7-phosphate kinase, protein MIKADRVEQILAKMGSSRVLILGDIMLDEYLFGSVTRISPEAPVPVVQIESTKILLGGAANVAHNIRSLGDEPILVGTVGEDEASVKLAQLLREKQISRDFLVNDDSRQTTIKTRIIAHSQQVVRADRESQHELDDETEARVLKRFQSVADGIDAVIISDYGKGVITRTLLEQVIEICVQRDIFIAVDPKETHFFNYRRVSMITPNHHEAGFAYGRRIHSEKDLLEVGNGLLEKLQAKALLITRGPQGMSLFSNDSPPTHIPTFARQVYDVTGAGDTVIATYVAAICAGATLTEAAIISNAAAGYAVGELGTATITKHQLQKELDRNLKNGNVLSPLAKE, encoded by the coding sequence ATGATCAAGGCCGACAGAGTTGAACAGATCCTGGCGAAAATGGGAAGCTCCCGAGTTCTCATTCTCGGCGATATCATGCTTGACGAATACCTCTTTGGGAGCGTCACCCGAATCTCCCCGGAAGCTCCAGTACCGGTGGTGCAGATCGAGTCGACCAAGATCCTCCTCGGCGGCGCGGCCAACGTAGCGCACAATATCCGATCATTGGGAGATGAGCCGATCCTGGTTGGAACCGTGGGTGAGGATGAAGCCTCGGTGAAACTTGCCCAACTTCTGCGCGAAAAACAGATTTCCCGCGATTTTCTGGTCAACGATGATTCCCGTCAAACGACGATTAAAACTCGCATCATCGCCCATTCGCAGCAGGTCGTTCGCGCCGACAGAGAATCACAGCACGAACTGGATGATGAGACTGAAGCCAGGGTACTCAAGCGCTTCCAGTCGGTCGCTGACGGGATCGATGCCGTGATCATTTCCGACTATGGCAAAGGGGTCATCACGCGAACCTTGTTGGAGCAGGTGATCGAGATCTGCGTCCAGCGTGATATCTTTATCGCGGTCGACCCGAAAGAGACCCACTTCTTCAATTATCGCCGTGTTTCCATGATCACACCAAACCACCACGAAGCGGGTTTTGCGTACGGTCGGCGGATCCACTCGGAAAAGGATCTGCTCGAAGTTGGAAATGGTCTGCTGGAGAAATTGCAGGCCAAGGCGCTGCTGATCACGCGCGGCCCGCAGGGGATGTCGCTGTTCTCGAACGATAGTCCGCCAACCCATATTCCGACATTCGCCCGCCAGGTTTACGATGTAACCGGCGCCGGTGACACGGTTATTGCGACCTATGTGGCCGCGATCTGTGCCGGAGCCACTCTGACCGAAGCGGCGATCATTTCGAATGCCGCGGCCGGATATGCTGTCGGCGAACTGGGTACTGCCACCATCACCAAACACCAGTTGCAGAAAGAACTCGACCGGAACCTCAAGAACGGCAATGTTCTCTCGCCGCTGGCCAAAGAGTAA
- a CDS encoding PD40 domain-containing protein yields the protein MKVKLTHLLTQFAIIGMSVAGPSAQTDDAINQLTEKEILRVQGVENAYARWSADGRTILFQSNRAGHWQLFVMNADGSNQRCITPDSTNSNFPDWSTEHQLIAFVSDRNGNEEIYVMRLDGSGVKRLTNDAGRDIHPYLSPDGRTILFNSNRDNPNSFDIYQIGVDGTELRRLTETADVETCARFSPDGATILFLNGDMAAMNDEVYIMKPDGSARQNLTKSPAAEGWPTWSANGRQIIFSSDRNGRFSLFSMNADGSHPVQISSPPTPHIDARASVTQDGKQIVFNRQKGDGTISILSAPLPD from the coding sequence ATGAAGGTAAAACTCACCCATCTTCTGACGCAGTTCGCGATCATTGGCATGTCTGTGGCCGGCCCCTCTGCTCAGACAGATGACGCCATAAACCAATTGACGGAAAAAGAGATCCTCCGCGTCCAGGGGGTGGAAAACGCCTACGCCCGATGGTCCGCTGATGGTCGCACTATCCTCTTCCAATCCAACCGTGCCGGCCACTGGCAGCTTTTTGTCATGAACGCCGATGGCTCCAACCAGCGTTGCATCACGCCGGACAGCACCAACAGCAATTTCCCGGATTGGTCGACCGAACATCAACTGATCGCGTTTGTGTCGGACCGGAACGGCAACGAGGAAATATATGTGATGCGTCTGGATGGAAGTGGGGTGAAACGTCTGACCAATGATGCGGGGCGGGATATCCACCCCTACCTCTCCCCTGATGGCCGCACGATCCTCTTCAATTCGAATCGGGATAATCCCAACAGCTTTGATATCTACCAGATCGGAGTCGACGGTACCGAACTTCGCCGACTGACCGAGACTGCCGATGTTGAGACCTGTGCGCGATTTTCCCCCGACGGTGCCACTATACTCTTCCTGAATGGCGATATGGCGGCAATGAATGATGAAGTGTACATCATGAAACCGGATGGATCTGCCCGCCAAAATCTGACCAAAAGTCCGGCGGCTGAAGGCTGGCCGACCTGGTCTGCGAATGGCCGACAGATCATCTTTTCGTCGGACCGAAATGGCCGATTCTCACTTTTCTCTATGAATGCAGATGGGTCACATCCCGTGCAAATATCGTCACCGCCGACACCACATATTGACGCCCGGGCATCGGTGACACAGGACGGCAAACAGATCGTTTTCAACCGGCAAAAGGGGGACGGCACGATATCAATCTTGTCTGCACCTCTCCCAGACTAA